One region of Brachybacterium saurashtrense genomic DNA includes:
- a CDS encoding bifunctional alpha,alpha-trehalose-phosphate synthase (UDP-forming)/trehalose-phosphatase — MVVVANRLPVDSRTLPDGATEWVTSPGGLVTAMESVMRTVDSGAWVGWAGAPGEAPAPFEADGMSLYPVRLEQEDVERYYEGYSNATLWPLYHDVIVDPEFHRGWWDSYLAANRRFAEAAAPVAAPGGTIWVHDYQLQLVPRMIRDKRSDVRIGFFNHIPFPSVELFSQLPKRNSILRGLLGADLLGFQRESDTLNFVAAVRKLLGYHVDGTTISVPGIGAAPVREVQARTFPISIDSATVSELTEDSAIRARAEELRRDLGDPERIVLGVDRLDYTKGIRHRLKAWGELLDDGSIDPHDTVMIQVATPSRERVEAYRQLRDEVELTVGRINGEHAPLGRPAVSYQHHSFDRREMTALFMAADVVLVTALRDGMNLVAKEYVASRPDLQGVLVLSEFAGAADELRAAVLVNPHDIDELKAAILRALAMPAEEQEEAMRSLRHQVMENDVQAWAHDFLQQLEAMHTPAGDTAPAVLLTGDANSAPEEVEVALRDFTAMPRLLIASDFDGVLAPIVDDRDAVVPDGEALAALRELSDLPGVAVALVSGRSLADLDRHTTMPSSVVLVGSHGAEVGALPPWMQAEVLDKSALAMTPQKEEQLAEITRTLRRIARAHPGTEVETKPTAAVLHTRSAKGRGGLNATEAALEYAMTLPEVTVTPGKEVVEFAVVHTSKGAAIEALSRASAADAWLYLGDDVTDESVFAELGEHDLGLKVGGGDTAARLRIADTDAVREVLQRLLHLRADER; from the coding sequence ATGGTGGTGGTCGCGAACCGGCTCCCCGTGGACTCCCGCACCCTGCCCGACGGCGCCACCGAGTGGGTGACCAGCCCGGGAGGCCTGGTCACCGCGATGGAGTCGGTGATGCGCACCGTGGACTCCGGCGCCTGGGTGGGCTGGGCCGGCGCACCGGGCGAGGCGCCGGCGCCGTTCGAGGCCGACGGGATGAGCCTGTACCCGGTGCGGCTCGAGCAGGAGGACGTGGAGCGGTACTACGAGGGGTACTCCAACGCGACCCTGTGGCCGCTCTACCACGACGTGATCGTGGATCCGGAGTTCCATCGCGGCTGGTGGGACTCCTACCTGGCGGCCAACCGTCGCTTCGCCGAGGCGGCCGCGCCGGTGGCCGCGCCCGGCGGGACCATCTGGGTGCACGACTACCAGCTCCAGCTGGTGCCACGCATGATCCGGGACAAGCGCAGCGACGTGCGCATCGGCTTCTTCAACCACATCCCCTTCCCCTCGGTGGAGCTGTTCTCCCAGCTGCCCAAGCGCAACTCGATCCTGCGCGGCCTGCTGGGCGCGGACCTGCTGGGCTTCCAGCGCGAGAGCGACACGCTGAACTTCGTCGCCGCGGTGCGGAAGCTGCTGGGCTACCACGTGGACGGCACCACCATCTCGGTGCCCGGCATCGGTGCCGCCCCGGTGCGGGAGGTGCAGGCGCGCACGTTCCCGATCTCGATCGACTCGGCCACCGTCTCCGAGCTCACGGAGGACTCCGCGATCCGGGCACGGGCCGAGGAGCTGCGCCGCGATCTGGGCGACCCCGAGCGGATCGTGCTGGGGGTGGATCGCCTGGACTACACCAAGGGCATCCGGCACCGGTTGAAGGCCTGGGGAGAGCTTCTCGACGACGGCTCGATCGACCCGCACGACACGGTGATGATCCAGGTCGCGACCCCCTCGCGGGAGCGGGTGGAGGCCTACCGGCAGCTGCGCGACGAGGTGGAGCTCACGGTGGGCCGCATCAACGGCGAGCACGCCCCGCTGGGTCGCCCCGCCGTCTCCTACCAGCACCATTCCTTCGATCGCCGGGAGATGACGGCGCTGTTCATGGCGGCGGACGTGGTGCTGGTGACGGCGCTGCGCGACGGCATGAACCTGGTGGCCAAGGAGTACGTCGCCTCCCGCCCGGACCTGCAGGGCGTGCTGGTGCTCAGCGAGTTCGCGGGCGCGGCCGATGAGCTGCGCGCCGCGGTGCTGGTCAACCCGCACGACATCGACGAGCTGAAGGCGGCGATCCTGCGCGCGCTGGCGATGCCCGCCGAGGAGCAGGAGGAGGCGATGCGTTCCCTGCGCCATCAGGTGATGGAGAACGACGTGCAGGCCTGGGCCCATGACTTCCTGCAGCAGCTCGAGGCGATGCACACCCCGGCGGGCGACACGGCGCCGGCCGTGCTGCTCACGGGGGATGCGAACAGCGCCCCGGAGGAGGTCGAGGTCGCGCTGCGGGACTTCACCGCCATGCCGCGCCTGCTGATCGCCTCGGATTTCGACGGGGTGCTGGCCCCGATCGTGGACGACCGCGATGCGGTGGTGCCCGACGGCGAGGCGCTCGCTGCGCTGCGGGAGCTCTCGGACCTGCCCGGGGTGGCCGTCGCCCTGGTCTCGGGCCGCTCCCTGGCGGACCTCGACCGGCACACGACCATGCCGTCTTCGGTGGTGCTGGTGGGCTCGCACGGCGCCGAGGTGGGGGCGCTGCCCCCGTGGATGCAGGCCGAGGTGCTGGACAAGTCGGCGCTCGCCATGACCCCCCAGAAGGAGGAGCAGCTCGCGGAGATCACCCGCACCCTGCGCCGGATCGCGCGGGCGCATCCCGGCACGGAGGTGGAGACCAAACCCACCGCCGCCGTGCTGCACACCCGCTCCGCGAAGGGGCGCGGCGGGCTGAACGCCACCGAGGCGGCGCTCGAGTACGCGATGACGCTGCCCGAGGTGACGGTCACTCCCGGCAAGGAGGTGGTGGAGTTCGCCGTGGTCCACACCTCAAAGGGCGCGGCGATCGAGGCGCTGTCTCGGGCGAGCGCGGCCGATGCGTGGCTCTACCTGGGCGACGACGTCACCGACGAGTCCGTGTTCGCCGAGCTCGGCGAGCACGACCTGGGCCTGAAGGTGGGCGGCGGCGACACGGCGGCGCGACTGCGGATCGCGGACACGGACGCGGTGCGGGAGGTGCTGCAGCGGCTGCTGCACCTGCGCGCCGACGAGAGATGA
- a CDS encoding PqqD family peptide modification chaperone has protein sequence MSALVAVEEQDRLDLVVFDRPVTVLLPPDPDGERRARLRDAWSRCLSPGPPAAGAVLCDLRAVTAPTEEADSGARLGDLVTTAVTTRTMESALGTLLLLHAAGLAAEDGRVMALCAPPGTGKTTATLVLARRFGYVTDETVAVVPGTGQVLPYPKPLQIIDREVAARKVARGPEELGLRAPSASTALHLGPVIVLDRSLDPAGDAAPTVTPLPLAEALPRIVAQTSSLHLLPRPLQTLCALMDAHGGPWLLHYAEAETLPEVLDAWLAGRESRSAGPESWESAVVEETSPSPPCGDGAVVRRAPVADAVAIPGGVAVLRGGDFFLLQGVGATLWERLTRPRTLDELTEALVAAHGTVEGADGIVAELVEQLRDRGLLSIADGGLA, from the coding sequence GTGAGCGCTCTCGTCGCCGTGGAGGAGCAGGACCGTCTCGACCTGGTGGTGTTCGACCGCCCGGTGACCGTGCTCCTGCCCCCGGACCCCGATGGGGAGCGTCGCGCGCGGCTGCGCGACGCCTGGTCGCGGTGCCTCTCCCCCGGCCCGCCGGCGGCGGGGGCCGTGCTGTGCGATCTGCGCGCGGTGACCGCGCCGACGGAGGAGGCCGACAGCGGGGCGCGCCTCGGCGACCTGGTCACCACCGCGGTCACCACCCGGACGATGGAGTCGGCGCTCGGCACGCTGCTGCTGCTGCACGCGGCGGGCCTGGCCGCGGAGGACGGCCGGGTGATGGCCCTGTGCGCCCCTCCCGGCACCGGGAAGACCACGGCCACCCTCGTGCTGGCGCGCCGTTTCGGATACGTCACCGACGAGACGGTGGCGGTGGTGCCGGGCACGGGCCAGGTGCTCCCCTACCCGAAGCCGCTGCAGATCATCGACCGCGAGGTCGCCGCCCGGAAGGTGGCGCGCGGCCCCGAGGAGCTGGGACTCCGTGCGCCCTCGGCTTCCACCGCGCTGCACCTGGGCCCCGTGATCGTGCTGGACCGTTCGCTCGATCCGGCAGGGGACGCCGCGCCGACGGTGACGCCCCTCCCCCTCGCGGAGGCGCTCCCGCGCATCGTCGCGCAGACCTCGTCGCTGCATCTGCTGCCGCGGCCGTTGCAGACGCTGTGCGCCCTGATGGACGCGCACGGCGGGCCCTGGCTGCTGCACTATGCCGAAGCGGAGACCCTGCCGGAGGTGCTGGACGCCTGGCTGGCCGGGCGGGAGTCGCGCTCAGCGGGCCCCGAGAGCTGGGAGTCCGCGGTCGTGGAGGAGACCTCCCCGTCGCCGCCCTGCGGTGACGGCGCCGTGGTCCGTCGCGCGCCTGTGGCCGATGCCGTCGCGATCCCGGGCGGGGTCGCGGTGCTGCGCGGCGGCGACTTCTTCCTGTTGCAGGGCGTGGGGGCGACCCTGTGGGAGCGGCTGACCCGCCCCCGCACCCTCGACGAGCTCACCGAGGCCCTGGTCGCCGCGCACGGTACGGTGGAGGGCGCGGACGGGATCGTCGCCGAGCTGGTGGAGCAGCTGCGGGACCGTGGCCTGCTGAGCATCGCGGACGGGGGCCTGGCGTGA